The Nostoc sp. 'Lobaria pulmonaria (5183) cyanobiont' genome window below encodes:
- a CDS encoding DUF3119 family protein, giving the protein MTSSFASNSTSTVELKPSYNIPIVLVIAAIPLLLVQPWVGSVFTLFGLFLMFQALTLRLQFTATDLDIYRGEKLIRRFPYQEWQNWRIFWNRVPILFYFKEIKSIHFLPILFDPNTLKTCLEQRCPRI; this is encoded by the coding sequence GTGACCAGTTCATTTGCTTCTAACTCCACATCAACTGTGGAACTCAAGCCTAGTTACAATATACCCATAGTGTTGGTGATTGCCGCGATTCCACTACTGTTGGTACAACCGTGGGTAGGCTCTGTTTTCACTCTGTTTGGTTTGTTTCTCATGTTTCAGGCGTTAACGCTGCGTTTGCAATTTACCGCTACCGACTTAGATATTTACAGAGGCGAAAAATTGATTCGGCGCTTTCCCTACCAGGAATGGCAAAACTGGCGGATATTTTGGAATAGAGTCCCTATCTTGTTTTACTTTAAAGAAATTAAAAGTATTCACTTTTTGCCGATTTTATTTGACCCCAACACCTTGAAAACTTGCTTAGAACAACGTTGTCCGCGTATTTAG
- a CDS encoding DUF3086 domain-containing protein: MNPEASQTPEPIDERLTEKPEENNVVEHPVDPSVESVVDTKAISSSEDYTTFEPLISNAEVVDSTVELTENSNGEFVAQLEAENVALGSEIGSGNHSLYVEAEQRVAELQSAQAALKSEIAKLQASYEKLQTQVSETQTSLGRLVQESLVQLEQRKQTLQISVEQLERRQERIRNEMRTTFAGTSQDLAIRVQGFKDYLTGSLQDLASAAEQLQLTPSVVEREKPSVKEAKPTEPQPGIPQFAQQQFQDTTKQIRRLIDQYRNKPDYYGPPWQLRRTFEPIHAERISNWFFTQGGRGGLRTMGSRLQNILIASAAISILHKLYGDRVRTLVLANTPERLGEWRRGLQDCLGIGRPDFGPDRGVVLFEASDALAQKADRLTKANQLPLIIIDDSEEQISLSLLQFPLWLAFAPDPKIVRNYDDDF; the protein is encoded by the coding sequence ATGAACCCAGAGGCATCTCAAACCCCAGAACCAATTGATGAGCGGTTGACAGAAAAACCAGAAGAGAACAATGTAGTTGAACATCCAGTTGATCCATCAGTTGAGTCAGTGGTAGACACAAAAGCCATTAGCTCATCAGAGGACTACACAACTTTTGAGCCACTCATTTCCAATGCAGAAGTGGTAGATTCTACAGTAGAGCTAACAGAAAATTCAAATGGCGAGTTTGTCGCGCAGTTAGAAGCGGAAAATGTCGCCCTGGGGTCTGAAATAGGATCGGGAAATCATTCATTATATGTAGAAGCAGAGCAGCGAGTGGCAGAGTTGCAAAGTGCCCAAGCAGCTCTCAAGTCAGAAATAGCCAAGCTGCAAGCTTCTTACGAAAAGCTTCAGACACAGGTGAGTGAAACTCAAACCTCACTGGGGCGACTCGTGCAAGAGTCGCTAGTGCAATTAGAACAACGCAAACAAACCCTGCAAATTTCTGTAGAACAATTAGAACGCCGTCAAGAACGTATCCGCAATGAGATGCGAACTACTTTTGCTGGTACATCCCAAGACTTGGCAATTCGGGTACAGGGTTTTAAGGACTATCTCACAGGTAGTTTACAGGATTTGGCTTCTGCCGCCGAGCAGTTGCAACTAACGCCAAGTGTGGTGGAACGAGAAAAACCATCTGTAAAAGAGGCTAAACCAACTGAACCCCAACCTGGAATACCCCAATTTGCCCAACAGCAGTTTCAAGATACTACAAAGCAAATTCGCCGCCTAATTGACCAATACCGCAATAAACCAGATTACTACGGCCCACCGTGGCAACTACGCCGTACCTTTGAACCAATCCACGCTGAACGAATCTCCAACTGGTTTTTTACCCAAGGAGGAAGGGGTGGTTTGCGGACAATGGGTAGCCGCTTACAAAATATTCTGATTGCCTCAGCTGCAATTTCGATATTACACAAGCTGTATGGCGATCGCGTCCGTACTTTAGTCTTAGCTAATACGCCAGAGCGATTAGGTGAATGGCGGCGCGGCTTGCAAGATTGTCTAGGAATCGGTCGCCCAGATTTCGGCCCAGACCGGGGTGTGGTATTATTTGAGGCATCTGATGCTCTCGCTCAAAAAGCAGACCGATTGACGAAAGCCAATCAATTGCCTTTAATTATTATTGACGATTCAGAAGAGCAAATCAGTCTATCACTGCTGCAATTTCCACTGTGGTTAGCCTTTGCTCCTGACCCCAAAATAGTGAGAAACTATGATGATGACTTTTAA
- the plsY gene encoding glycerol-3-phosphate 1-O-acyltransferase PlsY, with amino-acid sequence MAIWLTLCGAIVVIAYLLGSFPTGYIAVKQLKGIDIRAVGSGSTGATNVLRTLGKGPGALVLVLDSLKGVLAIALVYWLFNFEPIQNYIPPTVDVQLWQAWVVTISGLAAILGHSKSIFLGFTGGKSVAISLGILLAMSLQVGLATASVFAVVMAISRIVSLSSIAGAIAVSIFMALLHQPLPYILFGIGGGLYVILRHRTNIERLFAGTEPKIGQPVATEPEQTA; translated from the coding sequence ATGGCTATTTGGTTAACTCTGTGCGGGGCAATTGTAGTTATAGCTTACCTGCTGGGTTCTTTTCCCACTGGCTACATCGCTGTGAAGCAGTTAAAAGGTATTGATATTCGGGCGGTTGGTTCAGGTTCCACTGGCGCAACTAATGTACTAAGAACCTTGGGGAAAGGCCCAGGAGCATTGGTTTTAGTACTTGATTCCTTAAAGGGAGTATTAGCGATCGCTCTAGTTTATTGGTTGTTCAACTTTGAACCAATTCAAAATTATATCCCTCCAACGGTAGATGTACAACTGTGGCAGGCGTGGGTAGTAACAATATCTGGGTTAGCTGCTATTCTGGGACATAGTAAATCAATTTTTTTGGGCTTTACCGGTGGTAAATCTGTTGCCATCAGCTTGGGGATTTTGTTGGCAATGAGTTTGCAGGTAGGTTTAGCAACAGCAAGTGTGTTTGCTGTCGTTATGGCAATATCGCGGATTGTTTCTTTAAGTTCAATTGCAGGTGCGATCGCAGTTTCCATTTTCATGGCACTTTTGCATCAACCTTTACCCTATATTCTGTTTGGGATTGGCGGTGGGTTGTATGTGATTTTACGCCATCGCACTAATATTGAACGACTATTTGCGGGAACGGAGCCAAAAATTGGGCAACCTGTAGCGACAGAACCCGAACAAACTGCATGA
- a CDS encoding TrbI/VirB10 family protein, with translation MTRYSIPAQTPPQNGFTLTTDDRQPEVESVDWESRMSRLVGFEEESSSGDTQGSEDSATPPESLSLPQEVQTKQALSSNPFAKLGLVGAATLAIVLVGGVFLSQLMSGSNQKPKTIVSPPVQQQPTDESISQQMEGQIDTLKTKLALSEQAQMVKAAQQQLRIAKSTPTVALQQPSVRQKVIPTPPPTAYVPRTVTVERIIRVPASQPLLSPQPLVAKPNTQPVVNVTPPPPPSPFEEWARLAKLGSYGQVNPSNQPTSNIATLEPAKTTQPQQQETPNPDPEQTPQTPQPENSAVSQAQPQGQKSVAVGSSAKAVLATAIFGETSNKSGGGGDADEAKNVFVIRLKEALKSTDGTVALPANTEFLAEIGSLSEQGLLQMNIVKVISQNNGNPTERSLPNNAIILRGTQGKPLIANKFPGQSSSIASMDAGLFVLGGIGKAAELVNRSDSEYQYPTINPTPNPDGSSNGNVTSAYPILVTKNRRNLAAAVLEGGMNSVVPQIAQRNQQAIAQMSQQTNVWFLPAGTNIEIYVNQPTQF, from the coding sequence ATGACCCGATACTCAATTCCTGCCCAAACGCCTCCCCAAAATGGATTTACTCTTACCACCGACGATCGCCAACCAGAAGTAGAATCTGTAGATTGGGAATCACGGATGTCAAGGTTGGTCGGCTTTGAAGAAGAATCTTCTTCTGGTGATACTCAAGGATCGGAAGACTCTGCAACGCCGCCAGAGTCGCTATCTCTTCCACAAGAAGTTCAGACCAAGCAAGCACTCTCATCTAATCCCTTTGCCAAGTTAGGCTTGGTGGGGGCTGCTACCTTAGCGATCGTTTTGGTGGGTGGTGTGTTTTTGTCTCAGTTGATGAGTGGCAGCAATCAAAAGCCAAAAACTATTGTTTCTCCACCAGTGCAACAGCAGCCCACTGATGAATCCATATCTCAACAGATGGAAGGCCAAATAGATACTCTCAAAACGAAATTAGCCCTGAGTGAACAAGCACAGATGGTGAAAGCTGCCCAACAACAGCTTAGAATTGCCAAATCAACGCCGACAGTAGCCTTACAACAACCGTCAGTTAGACAGAAAGTGATCCCAACACCCCCACCAACAGCTTACGTACCTCGGACAGTGACAGTTGAGCGCATCATTAGAGTACCTGCTTCTCAACCTTTGCTATCACCCCAGCCACTAGTTGCGAAGCCAAATACTCAACCGGTTGTTAATGTAACTCCACCACCCCCACCAAGCCCATTTGAAGAGTGGGCAAGGTTAGCAAAGTTAGGTAGCTACGGTCAAGTGAATCCTAGCAATCAACCTACTAGTAATATAGCTACTTTGGAACCTGCAAAGACTACACAGCCGCAGCAGCAAGAGACACCAAACCCCGATCCTGAGCAAACCCCACAAACCCCACAACCGGAAAATTCTGCGGTCAGTCAAGCCCAACCGCAGGGACAGAAATCTGTAGCAGTTGGGAGTAGTGCCAAAGCTGTGTTGGCGACAGCAATATTTGGAGAAACTAGTAATAAGTCAGGTGGTGGTGGTGATGCAGATGAAGCGAAAAACGTATTTGTGATCCGATTGAAAGAAGCACTAAAATCTACCGATGGTACGGTCGCTCTACCTGCAAACACCGAGTTCCTAGCTGAAATTGGTTCGCTTTCTGAACAAGGTCTTTTGCAGATGAACATAGTCAAAGTTATCTCGCAAAATAATGGCAACCCCACAGAACGAAGCTTACCCAACAATGCAATTATTCTTCGCGGTACTCAAGGTAAACCTTTAATCGCAAATAAATTTCCTGGTCAAAGTTCATCTATAGCCTCAATGGATGCAGGACTATTCGTTTTGGGAGGTATTGGTAAAGCAGCAGAGTTAGTAAATCGTAGTGATAGTGAATACCAATATCCAACAATTAACCCCACCCCCAACCCCGATGGCTCTTCTAACGGTAACGTCACCAGTGCATATCCTATTTTAGTCACTAAGAACAGACGCAACCTTGCAGCTGCTGTTTTAGAAGGTGGTATGAACTCTGTAGTTCCCCAAATCGCCCAACGCAATCAACAGGCGATCGCTCAAATGTCTCAACAAACTAATGTTTGGTTTTTGCCAGCAGGCACAAATATTGAAATCTACGTTAATCAACCAACTCAGTTTTAA
- a CDS encoding choice-of-anchor tandem repeat GloVer-containing protein: MNKINLYKQRQSKNKVLILTSLTTVLASSLLLPFQQAFAATLTTVVNFNGTNGATPRAGVLKGNGTDGNLYGTTSAGGTSGKGTAFKLTPTAFTTLTTLINFTGTSGINKGTNPVARLFQAADGNLYGATFTGGTSDLGSVFKLAKTAFTTLTTLTNFTGTNGANPAGRLITGTDGNLWGTSSTGGANKKGTIFKVSPTTGALTTIRSFSGTDGATPLARLQLATDGNYYGSASAGGTSAKGVVFKLTPAGILTSYSFSGANGANPQSGLIESSGFLYGTAKLGGASNKGAIFKVPVGGGTPVLVASFNGTNGANPTAALIKASNGNFYGTASAGGANNKGVIYQLTGATITGLISFNGTNGATPESTLIQLSNGAFYGTASNGGSSNLGTVFKFVI; this comes from the coding sequence ATGAACAAGATTAATCTGTACAAACAACGCCAGAGCAAAAATAAGGTATTGATTTTAACTTCTCTGACGACTGTTTTAGCTTCTTCACTACTACTACCCTTCCAACAAGCCTTTGCTGCAACATTGACTACTGTTGTAAATTTCAACGGCACCAACGGAGCTACACCAAGAGCTGGTGTACTTAAAGGCAACGGTACTGATGGCAATCTTTATGGAACTACTTCTGCTGGTGGCACTTCTGGCAAAGGAACTGCATTCAAGTTAACTCCTACTGCTTTCACTACTCTGACCACACTAATAAACTTCACCGGAACCTCTGGAATCAATAAAGGGACTAATCCAGTTGCTAGATTATTCCAAGCAGCCGATGGCAATTTATATGGGGCAACCTTTACAGGTGGTACAAGTGACCTCGGCAGTGTGTTTAAGTTGGCAAAAACAGCTTTTACAACCCTGACAACTCTTACAAATTTCACAGGCACTAATGGGGCTAACCCAGCAGGCCGACTGATTACAGGTACTGATGGCAATTTGTGGGGGACAAGCTCTACAGGTGGGGCCAATAAGAAAGGAACTATATTCAAGGTTTCGCCCACCACCGGGGCACTCACCACCATTAGAAGCTTCAGTGGTACTGATGGAGCAACTCCATTAGCAAGATTGCAACTGGCTACCGATGGAAACTACTATGGCAGTGCTTCTGCCGGTGGAACAAGTGCTAAAGGAGTTGTGTTCAAGTTAACTCCCGCAGGAATACTGACTTCATATAGCTTTAGTGGCGCCAATGGGGCAAATCCGCAATCTGGATTAATTGAATCTAGTGGATTCCTCTACGGCACCGCTAAACTGGGTGGAGCCAGCAATAAAGGAGCTATATTCAAGGTTCCAGTTGGTGGCGGTACACCCGTTTTAGTTGCTAGTTTTAATGGCACCAATGGGGCCAACCCAACGGCTGCACTCATAAAAGCAAGCAATGGTAACTTCTATGGCACAGCATCTGCTGGTGGGGCAAATAACAAAGGAGTTATTTATCAGCTGACTGGGGCAACCATCACCGGCTTAATTAGTTTTAATGGTACTAATGGAGCAACGCCAGAGTCCACGCTAATTCAGCTCTCAAATGGTGCCTTTTACGGTACTGCCTCGAATGGCGGTAGTTCTAATCTAGGAACTGTGTTTAAGTTTGTAATCTAG
- a CDS encoding DUF3134 domain-containing protein, whose amino-acid sequence MPISPLREEPRNQRAPVIRTSNEFILLEWLKSTGRLIEREHQESEYLTEVEEISEMIDLDDIPYDHDDDDAEMDLEA is encoded by the coding sequence ATGCCTATAAGTCCTTTGCGTGAAGAACCTCGTAACCAGCGAGCGCCTGTAATTCGTACAAGTAATGAGTTTATTCTCTTGGAATGGCTGAAGTCTACTGGTCGTCTAATCGAGCGCGAACATCAAGAATCTGAGTATCTAACTGAAGTAGAAGAAATTTCCGAAATGATCGACCTTGACGATATCCCTTACGATCATGACGATGATGATGCTGAAATGGATTTGGAAGCCTAG